CGGCCTGGGCCGCGAACCAGCCGGTGCCCATCACGTCGGACAGGGCCAGCAGGCTGGGCAGGAACTCGTCGGCGGGGTGCTCGGGCGTGGCGACCAGGGTGCCATGGGCATTGGGGATGCGCACGTACTCGGCCTGGCAGGTGCTCATGAACTCGCGGTTCACACAGTTGGACTGGTAGCCCGCCCGGCAGTTGGCGCAGGTGTTGTCGGAGGTGGCGAACGAGCCGATGACGAACTGGCCCGGCCTGACGTGGGTGACCTCGCTGCCGACCTCCTCGACGACCCCGACGTACTCGTGGCCCATCGGGTGCGGCTGGTCCACGGGTTCCGCTCCGCGGTAGGGCCACAGGTCCGAGCCGCACACACAGGTCACGACGGTGCGGATCACGGCGTCGGTGGGCTTGATGATCCTCGGTTCGTCGACCTCCTCGAAACGGACGTCGCCGGGGGCATGGATGACAGCTCCGCGCATGGTGGTGCTTCCTTTGCTGCGAGGGGGCGGGCGCCGCGGCCCGGGGGGCTGGGCCACGGCTCGGAATCGAGCCTCACACGCGGGAGCGGGTGGCAAAAGCGGAGAGATCCATCCTGGGAGGGAAACATCCCGGGAGGAAACTCTCCCCCCTTTCCGGGATGCGATCGGTGCCATGCTGGGGAGCATGACCAGCAATGTTCCCCTCAATGAGCTGGGAGAATTCCTCAAGAGGCGCCGCTCGGAACTGAGCCCGCGGACGGTCGGGCTGCCGGAGACCGGCCGCACCCGCCGGGTCGCCGGGCTCCGCCGCGAGGAGGTCGCCCAGCTCGCCTCCATCAGCACCGACTACTACACGCGGCTCGAACAGGGCCGGATGCAGGCCTCGGCGCCCGTGCTCGACGCCCTGGCCCAGGTACTCCACCTGGACGACGACGAACGCGGCTACCTCTTCCAGCTCGCGGGCAAGCCGGCCGTACGCACCCGCCGCCGGGGCCGGCAGAAGGTCCAGCCCCAGCTCCAGCGTGTCCTGGACGACCTGACCGCCACGCCCGCGCTCGTGCAGGGCAGGCGTGGGGACATCCTGGCGTGGAACGCGCTGGCCGCCGCCCTGGTCATCGACTTCTCCCGGATCCCGGAGAAGCACCGCAACTACCCGCGCATCCAGTTCACCGAACCGGCGATGCGCACCTTGTACGCCGACTGGGAGGCCTCGGCCCAGATCTCCGTGGCGCAGCTGCGGATGGAGGCGGCGAAGTACCCCGAGGATCCGCGGCTGATCGAGCTGGTCGGGGAACTGTCCACCAGGGACGTCCAGTTCGCGAAGTGGTGGGGCGCGCACCGGGTGGCCGCCCGGACGGTGGGGACGAAGACGCTCAACCATCCGGTGGTGGGTGAACTGGTCCTGGACTGGGACACGTTGACCGCCAACACCGATCCCGACCAGCATCTGACCGTCTGGACCGCCGCCCCCGGTTCGCCGACGCACGACCGGCTGCGCATCCTCGCCTCATGGGCCGCCGAGCAGAAGATGCCGGCTTCGCCGTCCCCGGCCTGAGCCCGGCGCCGGCGGCGGCCGGTGGATGGGGCCCGTGGCCCGGTTCGCGCAGGCGATGATCTCGACGGTGATGGAGACGGCCGTCTCCTCGGGGGTGCGGGCGCCGAGGTCGAGACCGATCGGCGACCGCAGCCGGGTCAACCGGCCCTCGGTGACCCCGACTTCGCGCAGACGGCGCAGGCGCTCGGCGTGGGCGCGCCGGGAGCCCATGGCGCCGACGTAGCCGACCGGCAGGGCGAGAGCGAGCCCGGAGCAGGGGGATGTCGAACTTGGCGTCGTGGGTGAGGACACAGACGGCCGTACGGTCGTCCACCCGCGTGCCTTCCAGGTAGCGGTGGGGCCAGTCGACGACTACCTCGTCCGCGTGCGGGAAGCGGGCCTCGGTGGCGAAGACGGGGCGCGCGTCGCACACCGTGACGCGGTAGCCGAGGAACCGGCCGGTCTGGCTGAGGGCGGCGGCGAAGTCGACCGCGCCGAAGATCAGCATGCGGGGCCGGGCCGCGTGGACATGGACCAGCACCTACAGCCGCTCGGTGCAGGTGGCGGCGTCCCCGCCGACCTCGGCGCGGGCGGTGCGCCCGGTCCGCAGCAGCGCGCACGCCGACGCGCCGACCTCCCGGCGCGCCGCTCCGGCCAACGGCCCGTCATGGACGCCGCCCGCCGTGTCGACGTACAGCATCCCGCCGACCAGTTGAACAGCACACGTTCCACCTCGCCCGCCACCAGGTCGTAGCCGCCCTCGACGGCCACGGTCGCGGGTGCTTCATCGTGCCGCGTGAACCGCGTTCACGGCAGCCCAGCTGAGCAACTGGCACCGGAGCGGAGCAAAGGGACTGCGGTCGGGCGATCATTGCGGAGAGAATGGCACCGACCGGCCCAGACCTGGGATCTCACGAATCGCCCGGAGCAGCATGAACACGGCCCCCTCGACGCACCGCACGGAGCCGGGCGGCTCCGACGGACGGGCGCGGGCCCTGGCCCGGCTCGCGCTGCTCTGTCTGGCGGGTGCCGTCGCGGCCGTGGCGGCAGGTGCGGGCCAGATCCTCATCCTGCTGCTGGGCCTGGGCGGACTGGGGCTGGCCGGTGCCGGGATCTGGTGGGCACTGGCGCACCGGGGGCTGCCGCGGCTGTGCGGCGCGCTCCTGGCCGTCGCCGCGCCGGTGGGCGTTCTCGTCCTGTACGCCGTCTCGGGGCTGTGGCTTTACGCGGTGGCGGCGCTCGGAGCGTGGGCCGCGGCGCTGGCCTGCGCCAGGAGCGCGCTGCGTCGGCGGCGCAGACCGCACGGCATGCGCTCGCGTTCCGTACGGCCGCCCAGCCGACCCGTGCTGATCATGAACCCGCGGTCGGGTGGCGGGAAGGTCGCCCGGCATGAGCTGGTGGAGAGGGCCGAGACGCTGGGCGCCCGGGTCATCCTGCTGGACCTGGACCCGGACCCGGACCCGGACTCCGGGGCCGAGGCCGGGGCCCCCGGGGTCGCCGACCGCCCCCGTCCTGATCCCGCGGCGCTGGCCCGGCAGGCCGTCGCCGAGGGGGCGGATCTGCTCGGCGTGGCCGGCGGCGACGGCACGCAGGCGCTGGTCGCGGAGGTGGCCGCGGCGCACGGCGTACCGTTCATGGTCCTGGCCGCCGGGACCCGCAACCACTTCGCGATGGACCTGGGCCTGGACCGCACCGACCCGGCGAGCGGCCTGGACGCCCTCACGGACGGCGTGGAACTCCGTGTCGACCTGGGCGACGTGGCCGGACGGCCGTTCGTCAACACGGTCTCTTTCGGGGCGTACGCCGAGATCGTGCAGAGCCCCGACTACCGCGACGCGAAGGCCGTCACCGCGCTCGACCAGCTGCCGGACCTGCTGACCGGCGAGGCCTCCGCCAAGCTTCAGGCCCGGGCCGACGACGAACCGCTCCCGGTGCCGCAGGCGCTCTTGGTGAGCAACAACCCCTATGTCCTCGCCGACCCGCTGGGCGCGGGGCGCCGAGCGCGGCTCGACGCGGGTCGCCTGGGTGTGGTGGCCGTCCGGATCGAGGGTGCCGCCCAGGCCGCCGAGCTGGCGTTCCGGGGCGAACGGGCCAGCGGTATCACCTCGTTGACCGCACGACGGGTCACCGTCGAGGCCGACGCCGGCCTCATCGCCGTAGCGGTGGACGGGGAGGCGCTCACCCTGCCGCCGCCCGTGGTGTGCACGGTGCGGCCCGGGGTGCTGCGGGTCCGGGTGCCCCGGCACCGGCCCGGCGCGCCCTACATAGCGCCGTCCGTGGACTGGCGGCGCATCGTCCGCCTCGCCTTCGACCGCCCTTCCCCGACCACCGGCACGACGCAGGAGCACAGCGATGCCTGACCGCCCCCAGCCCGATCACGGCGCTCCCCGAGCGCTGCTGCGCGATCTCGCCGCCCTCGACCAGGCGCTCTACGAGGCCGTGACGGTCACCCACACCCCGACCCTGGACCACGCCCTGCGCCGGCTGTCCGCGGCGGCCGACCACTCCAAGATCTCGTTCGCGGTGGCCGGCCTGCTCGCCCTGTGCCCCGGCCGGCCGCGCCGTGCCGCGGCCCTCGGGGTCGCGGCGATCGGCGTCGCGTCGACGACGGCGAATCTGCTCGGCAAGCGGCTGGTGCGCCGGCACCGTCCGCACCGGGCCGAGGACTCGCCGTTTCCCGGGCGGCACGTACCCATGCCGAAGTCCGCGTCGTTCCCCTCCGGCCACACCGCGTCGGCCGTCGCCTTCGCGGCCGCCGTCGGTCCCGTCCTCCCGGTCTCCACGGTTCCGCTCGGTCTGCTCGCCTGCGCGGTCGGCTATTCCCGCGTCCACACCGGCGTGCACTACCCGGGCGACGTCATCGCGGGCGCCGTCCTGGGCACCGGCGCGGCGGCCGTCATCCTCGCCGCCACCGGCTGGGACGGCCCGCTCCGCACCCGCCTGCGCTGATGCCGGCCGCGGCCGGGGCGGGATCAGCGGGGCCCGGGTGTGCGCTTTCTCGGCGGGGTCACGGCGCCCGTCGCCGCGGCCGCGAGGAGGCCGCGGAAGGTGGGGCATTCCAGGTGGCTCGGCGCGGGGCAGGCCGCGGCGTGCCGCAAGGAATCGCGCAGGACGGTCAGTTCACTGATCCGGGCCTCCAGTTCGTCCGCCTTGGCCGCGAGCATCCCCCGGTCGATGTCGGGCTGTCCGTCGGCCGCGAACGTGCGCGCGATCTCGTCGAGCGAGAACCCCGCGGTGCGCCCCAGCGCGATCAGCGCGAGGCGCTCGATGACATCGGGGTCGTACTGGCGGCGCAGACCCCGTCTTCCGCAGGAGGCGATCAGGCCCTTCTCCTCGTAGTACCGCAGCGTCGAGGCGGGGACGCCCGCGCGTCGGGCCACCTCGCCGATGTCCAGGACTGTCATCTCGTTTGACCTCAAGTCGACTTGAAGTAGCACGCTGTCATTCCGAACCCGCCGTTGGCAAACCCCTTCGTCGGCAGCTCTTCGCCGACCAGCAAGGACAGGAGACGATCATGGAGATGAAGCACCCCACCGAGGGCGAGCAGCCGGAACGCTGGGGCGGTCGCGCCGGTCATGTCTGGGTCGAGAAGCGGGAGTTGCTGGACGGGCTGCTCAAGCCCTTGGAGGAGGTGCTCGTCGAGGGGCTGCCCACCGGGGCCGGGGGCCGGGTGCTCGATGTCGGCTGCGGCACCGGGAGCACCACGGTGGCCGTCGCCCGGCGGCTCGGCCCCGATGGACGGTGCGTCGGCGTCGACATCTCCGAACCGATGATCGGCGCCGCCCGGGACCGCGCGGCGGAGGCGGGCGTGGCGGCGGCGTTCGTCGTGGCGGACGCGGCGGACCATCCCTTCGAGCCGGCGGCCTTCGACGCCGTCGTCTCGCGCCTCGGTGTGATGTTCTTCGACGACTCGGTACGGGCCTTCACCCACCTCCGGCGCGCCGCGCGGGACGGGGCCCGGCTGCGCTTCGTCGCCTGGCGGGGCGCCGACGAGAACCCGTTCATGACCACGGCCGAACGGGCCGCCGCCCCGCTCGTCCCCCAGCTTCCGGCCCGACGGCCGGACGGCCCCGGCCAGTTCGCCTTCGCGGACGCGGACCTGGTCCGCGGCGTCCTGGCCGACAGTGGGTGGGGTGACATCGACATCCGGCCGGTCGAACTGCCCTGCGTACTGCCGACGAGCGAGCTGGTGGGCTACTTCACCAAGCTCGGCCCCCTCGGGATGATCCTTCCCGACCTGGACGAGGAGACCCGGCCGCGCGTCGTCGAGACGGTCCGCGCCGCCTTCGAACCCTTCGTGCACGGTCCCGAGGTCCGCTTCACGGCGGCCTGTTGGCTGGTGGACGCCAGGGCGACGGTCTAGGGGTCCGTCCACCCGCACGGCGTGGTGCTCGGGCTGTTCTCTGTGGAGTGGGCCGTACCATGCCGGGGGCCGTTCCGGCCGACCTGCGCGCGACGAAAGGCCCCAGGATGACGAACCGTGACGCTGCCGTGCTCGACGACCCGGTGGGTTCGTCACTCGGCGGTCACCACGCTCATCTCGCCCAGCGGCTCGGCCGGGTTGCAACGTACGCGCCGGGGGTCGCGACCTTCTCCGCGGTGCCCGCCGACGCGGAGGCGAGGGACTGGGCCGATCTGGCCCAACTGCTCGGGGGCGGGCAGTTCGCCGATCTGTTCAGCTGCCCGCTCACCCCGCCGGCGGAGTGGGAGCCGGTCTTCGTCCTGGAGGGTCGGCAGCTGATCCGGCCCGGCGGTGACTCGGTCGAGCGGGCGGACGACGTGAGCGGTGCCGAGATGGTGGAACTGGGGGCGGCGGACGTCCCCGAGATGCTCGACCTCGTCACCCGGACCGAACCGGGTCCGTTCTGGCCCCGCACCCACGAGCTGGGCACTTACCTGGGCATCCGCGACGGCGGTCGGTTGGTGGCCATGGCGGGTGAACGGCTCCGGCCGCCGGGCTGGACCGAGATCAGCGCGGTGTGCACGGCCCCCGAGGCCCGCGGACGCGGCCACGCGCGGCGCCTGATCGGCGCGCTCGCCGCACGCATCCGGTCCCGCGACGAACGCCCCTTCCTCCACGTGGCCGAGACGAACACCGGTGCGCTCGCGCTGTACGAACGACTCGGCTTCGAGAGCCGGAAGCACGTCACCTTCCGGGGGTTCCGCACGCCGTGACGGTCCCCCGAGGGGGATGTCATCGGCTGTCGCTGCTCCCGGTCCGGTCCGCCACGGCCGCCCGGCCCGCCTCCAGCCGGGCCGCCGGAATGCGGAACGGCGAGCAGGAGACGTAGTCCAGGCCCGCTCGGTGGAAGAAGTGGATCGATGCCGGGTCGCCGCCGTGCTCACCGCACACGCCCGTCTCCAGACGGGGGTTGACCTCCCGGCCGGACCGCGCCGCCAGCTCCACCAGGCGGCCGACACCCTCCTGGTCGATCGTCTCGAACGGCGACGTCGTGAACACACCCTTGTCCAGGTACAGCGGGAAGAACGAGGCCTCGGCGTCGTCGCGGGACAGACCCCAGGTCGTCTGGGTGAGGTCGTTGGTGCCGAAGGAGAAGAAGTCGGCCGCCTCGGCGATGTGCCCGGCGGTGAGGGCGGCGCGCGGCAGTTCGATCATCGTGCCGATGGGCAGGTCGAGCACAGTGCCGGTCTCCGCCGCGACTTCGGCCAGCACGCGCTCCGTCTCCGCCCTCGCCAGGCGCAGTTCCTCGACCGTGGCGACGAGCGGGATCATGATCTCGGCGCGCGGGTCGCCGCCGTCGCGCCGGCGCCGGACCACGGCCTCCGCGACGGCCCGCACCTGCATGGCCATCAGTCCGGGCACGGCGAGGCCCAGACGGACCCCGCGCAGGCCCAGCATGGGGTTCTGCTCATGCATCCGCTCGACGGCGTGCAGCAGGGCCCGGTCGTGCGGGTCCGGATTCGCCCGGGAGGCGAGGCGGACGGCGAGTTCGGTGCGGTCCGGCAGGAACTCGTGCAGCGGCGGGTCGAGCAGCCGGATCGTCACCGGCAGGCCGTCCATCGCCTCAAGGATGCCGGTGAAGTCGGCGCGCTGCAACGGCAGCAGGGCCGCCAGCGCCTTCTCCCGTGCGGTGTCGTCGCCGGCCAGGATCATCGCCTCGACCAGCGTCCGGCGTTCGCCGAGGAACATGTGCTCGGTGCGGCACAGTCCGATGCCCTGGGCGCCGAGGGCGCGGGCGCGGACGGCGTCCTGGGGGGTGTCGGCGTTGGCCCGCACCTGAAGGCGGCGTACGGAGTCGGCGTGCGCGAGGGCCGCCAGCACGGCCCGGGTCAGGGACCCGGTGCCGGTGCCGTTCTCCAGGGCGCGGCCGACCTCGGACGCGGTGAGCCGCAGCGCCCCTTGGTGGACGGTACCGGCGGTGCCGTCGACGGAGACGATGTCGCCCTCGCGTACGACGACGCCGTCGGCGGTGGTGAACCGCCGGGCCACCGGGTCGACATCGAGGCCGTCCGCGCCGCACACACAGACCTTGCCCATGCCGCGGGCGACGACTGCGGCGTGGCTGGTCTTGCCGCCCCGGCTGGTCAGGACGGCCTCCGCGGCGATCATGCCGGGCAGGTCGTCGGGGGTGGTCTCCCGGCGGACCAGGACCGTCCGCTCACCGGCGGCGGCTCGTCGTACGGCCGCGGCGGAGTCGAAGACGACGGCGCCGACCGCCGCCCCGGGCGCGGCGGGCACGCCGTGGGCGATGGGCACGTCGGCGGCGGTGGTGGCGAAGCGGGGGAACATCAGCCGGGTCAGTTCCGTGCCGTCGACCCGGATCAGGGCCTCGTCGGCGCTGATGGCGCCGTCCTCGCGCAGGTCGTGGGCGATACGGAAGGCCGCCTCGGCGGTGCGCTTGCCGACGCGGGTCTGCAGGATCCACAGCTTGCCGCGTTCGACGGTGAACTCGACGTCGCACAGGTCGCGGTAGTGGCCCTCCAAGGTGCGCAGATGGTCGCCGAGTTCGACGTAGGCGCGCGGGTCGATCGACTTCAGCGAGCTGAGCGGCAGGGCGTCGCGGACGCCCGCGACGACGTCCTCGCCCTGGGCGTCGGGCAGATAGTCGCCGTACATGCCGCCGCGGCCGGTGGCGGGGTCCCGGGTGAAGGTGACACCGGTGCCCGAGTCGGGGCCGAGGTTGCCGAAGACCATTGCCTGGACGTTGACGGCGGTGCCGAGGCCGTCCGGGATGTGCTCTCGGCGGCGGTAGACACGGGCGCGTTCGCCGTTCCAGGAGTCGAAGACCGCACGGATGGCGCGGGCCAGCTGGTCGGCGGGGTCCTGCGGGAATTCCTCGCCCGTCTCCCGGCGGATGAGGTCCTTGAACTCCTCGGTGAGGGCGACGAGTTCGCCGGTGTCGAGGTCGTGGTCGTCGGCCGTGCCGCGCCGGGCCTTGTGGGCGGCGATGGCCTCCTCGAACAGGTCGCCGTCCACGCCCAGCACGGTGCGGCCGAACATCTGGATCAGCCTGCGGTACGAGTCCCAGGCGAACCTCTCCTGTCCCGAGGCCTTGGCGAGGCCGGTGACGGACCGGTCGTTGAGGCCGATGTCGAGGATGGTCTCCATCATGCCGGGCATCGAGAAGCGGGCGCCCGAGCGCACGGACACCAGCAGCGGGTCGTCGGGAGCGCCGAGGGTGCGGCCCATCGCGCGCTCCAGGGCGACGAGGGCGGTGGCGGCCTCGACGGCGAGCTCGGGCGGCTCCGCGCCGGTGGCCAGGTAGACCTTGCAGGCCTCGGTGGTCACGGTGAAGCCGGGCGGCACGGGCAGACCCAGCCGGGTCATCTCGGCGAGCCCGGCGCCCTTGCCGCCGAGCAGGTCGGCGAGGTCGCGACCGCCCTCGGCGAATGCGTAGACGTACTTGACCGGCGCGTTCATCATGGCCTCTCAGTCGTGAGGGACGACGGCCACAGGGCAGCCGACGTGGTGGATGGCGGCATGCGCGACGGGCCCGGTGCGCGGCCCCGCCGGGCGGTCGGTGACGCGACGGCCCACGACCAGCAGGCTCGCCCCGGACGCGGCGCGCACTAGCACGGACTGGGGACGGCCCTCGGTGACGGTCTCGACGACGTCGGCCTCGGGGTACTTCTCGCGCCACACCTGAAGGACGGCGGTCATGAAGCCGAGCCATTCGTCCGCGCGCCGCGGTTTTTGCACCAGGCCGATGTCCCCGGGGCCGAGCGCGATGGCCGAGGGCTGCTGCCAGGCGTGGACGACACGCAGCCGGGCGTGATGCAGCCGGGCGGCCTCGAAGGCGAACTCGATCACCTCGTCGCACGGGTCGCCGAGGTCGAGACCGAGGACCACGTCCCGGCCGGGGGTGCGGGTGGAGTCACGGGCGGAGTCCTGGCCGCGGGCGGCCGGAACGTGCTCGTCCGTCGCCGTCTCGTCCGCGCGCACGAGCACGACGGGGCGGGCGGCCCGGGCCACCACACCGAGAGCCACGGAGCCGACCACGAACCCGGTGAAGCCGCTCAGGCCGCGCGAGCCCAGCACCAGCAGGTCGGCCCGGGCGGCCGCGCGCAGCAGGGCGGCGGTCGCGGGCCCTTCGACCTGTTCCTCCTCGACGCCGACGCCGGGGCAGGTGCGCTGAATGCGTTCCTCGGCCCGGTGCAGGCAGCGCCGGGCCAGATGCCGTTGGGCGGCCGTGGCGGGCTCGCCGTCCTGGCGGGGGTGCCAGTTCCACACGTGCACCAGCTTCAGCGGCCGGTTTCGGCGCACCGCCTCCCGGGCCGCCCACTCGGCCGCGGCGAGGCTCTCGGCGGAACCGTCGACTGCGGCGATGACGGGTGCGAGCATGGCGCGCACCTCCCTGCGGTCGTCCACTGCTCTTCTCCAGCGTCGCCCCGTCGGCTACCGGCAGCTATGGGCCCCGGGGGCCCGTTCCGGGTCCGTTCGGCCCCCTGCGCGGGGTGTGGGCGCCCGGTCAAGGTGGAGGTCGCGGCTCCGAAAGGCGGCACACCATGGGCCGAACGATCATCACCGGCGTCGACCGGTCCGCTCGCAGCAGGGCTGCGGCCGACTGGGCGGCGCGCGAGGCCGTCCTGCGCGGCCTGCCCCTGCACGTGGTCCACGTGACCGCGCCGGACGACCCGGCGGCGGACGAGCGGCCGTACCGTCCGGAGACGGTGGCGGACCGGGTGTTCGCCGAGCTCGTGCAGCGTCACCCCGAACTGGCGGGCCGCGCCGGCACCCTCGACGGTGCGCCCGTGCCGGTCCTGCGCGCGCTCGCGGCGGACGCGGAGCTGCTGGTGATCGGCCTGCGCGGCGA
This DNA window, taken from Streptomyces sp. NBC_00663, encodes the following:
- a CDS encoding helix-turn-helix domain-containing protein: MLGSMTSNVPLNELGEFLKRRRSELSPRTVGLPETGRTRRVAGLRREEVAQLASISTDYYTRLEQGRMQASAPVLDALAQVLHLDDDERGYLFQLAGKPAVRTRRRGRQKVQPQLQRVLDDLTATPALVQGRRGDILAWNALAAALVIDFSRIPEKHRNYPRIQFTEPAMRTLYADWEASAQISVAQLRMEAAKYPEDPRLIELVGELSTRDVQFAKWWGAHRVAARTVGTKTLNHPVVGELVLDWDTLTANTDPDQHLTVWTAAPGSPTHDRLRILASWAAEQKMPASPSPA
- a CDS encoding class I SAM-dependent methyltransferase, whose translation is MEMKHPTEGEQPERWGGRAGHVWVEKRELLDGLLKPLEEVLVEGLPTGAGGRVLDVGCGTGSTTVAVARRLGPDGRCVGVDISEPMIGAARDRAAEAGVAAAFVVADAADHPFEPAAFDAVVSRLGVMFFDDSVRAFTHLRRAARDGARLRFVAWRGADENPFMTTAERAAAPLVPQLPARRPDGPGQFAFADADLVRGVLADSGWGDIDIRPVELPCVLPTSELVGYFTKLGPLGMILPDLDEETRPRVVETVRAAFEPFVHGPEVRFTAACWLVDARATV
- the ppdK gene encoding pyruvate, phosphate dikinase, with the protein product MNAPVKYVYAFAEGGRDLADLLGGKGAGLAEMTRLGLPVPPGFTVTTEACKVYLATGAEPPELAVEAATALVALERAMGRTLGAPDDPLLVSVRSGARFSMPGMMETILDIGLNDRSVTGLAKASGQERFAWDSYRRLIQMFGRTVLGVDGDLFEEAIAAHKARRGTADDHDLDTGELVALTEEFKDLIRRETGEEFPQDPADQLARAIRAVFDSWNGERARVYRRREHIPDGLGTAVNVQAMVFGNLGPDSGTGVTFTRDPATGRGGMYGDYLPDAQGEDVVAGVRDALPLSSLKSIDPRAYVELGDHLRTLEGHYRDLCDVEFTVERGKLWILQTRVGKRTAEAAFRIAHDLREDGAISADEALIRVDGTELTRLMFPRFATTAADVPIAHGVPAAPGAAVGAVVFDSAAAVRRAAAGERTVLVRRETTPDDLPGMIAAEAVLTSRGGKTSHAAVVARGMGKVCVCGADGLDVDPVARRFTTADGVVVREGDIVSVDGTAGTVHQGALRLTASEVGRALENGTGTGSLTRAVLAALAHADSVRRLQVRANADTPQDAVRARALGAQGIGLCRTEHMFLGERRTLVEAMILAGDDTAREKALAALLPLQRADFTGILEAMDGLPVTIRLLDPPLHEFLPDRTELAVRLASRANPDPHDRALLHAVERMHEQNPMLGLRGVRLGLAVPGLMAMQVRAVAEAVVRRRRDGGDPRAEIMIPLVATVEELRLARAETERVLAEVAAETGTVLDLPIGTMIELPRAALTAGHIAEAADFFSFGTNDLTQTTWGLSRDDAEASFFPLYLDKGVFTTSPFETIDQEGVGRLVELAARSGREVNPRLETGVCGEHGGDPASIHFFHRAGLDYVSCSPFRIPAARLEAGRAAVADRTGSSDSR
- a CDS encoding phosphatase PAP2 family protein — encoded protein: MPDRPQPDHGAPRALLRDLAALDQALYEAVTVTHTPTLDHALRRLSAAADHSKISFAVAGLLALCPGRPRRAAALGVAAIGVASTTANLLGKRLVRRHRPHRAEDSPFPGRHVPMPKSASFPSGHTASAVAFAAAVGPVLPVSTVPLGLLACAVGYSRVHTGVHYPGDVIAGAVLGTGAAAVILAATGWDGPLRTRLR
- a CDS encoding helix-turn-helix domain-containing protein is translated as MTVLDIGEVARRAGVPASTLRYYEEKGLIASCGRRGLRRQYDPDVIERLALIALGRTAGFSLDEIARTFAADGQPDIDRGMLAAKADELEARISELTVLRDSLRHAAACPAPSHLECPTFRGLLAAAATGAVTPPRKRTPGPR
- a CDS encoding GNAT family N-acetyltransferase codes for the protein MTNRDAAVLDDPVGSSLGGHHAHLAQRLGRVATYAPGVATFSAVPADAEARDWADLAQLLGGGQFADLFSCPLTPPAEWEPVFVLEGRQLIRPGGDSVERADDVSGAEMVELGAADVPEMLDLVTRTEPGPFWPRTHELGTYLGIRDGGRLVAMAGERLRPPGWTEISAVCTAPEARGRGHARRLIGALAARIRSRDERPFLHVAETNTGALALYERLGFESRKHVTFRGFRTP
- a CDS encoding universal stress protein; this translates as MLAPVIAAVDGSAESLAAAEWAAREAVRRNRPLKLVHVWNWHPRQDGEPATAAQRHLARRCLHRAEERIQRTCPGVGVEEEQVEGPATAALLRAAARADLLVLGSRGLSGFTGFVVGSVALGVVARAARPVVLVRADETATDEHVPAARGQDSARDSTRTPGRDVVLGLDLGDPCDEVIEFAFEAARLHHARLRVVHAWQQPSAIALGPGDIGLVQKPRRADEWLGFMTAVLQVWREKYPEADVVETVTEGRPQSVLVRAASGASLLVVGRRVTDRPAGPRTGPVAHAAIHHVGCPVAVVPHD
- a CDS encoding diacylglycerol/lipid kinase family protein, producing MNTAPSTHRTEPGGSDGRARALARLALLCLAGAVAAVAAGAGQILILLLGLGGLGLAGAGIWWALAHRGLPRLCGALLAVAAPVGVLVLYAVSGLWLYAVAALGAWAAALACARSALRRRRRPHGMRSRSVRPPSRPVLIMNPRSGGGKVARHELVERAETLGARVILLDLDPDPDPDSGAEAGAPGVADRPRPDPAALARQAVAEGADLLGVAGGDGTQALVAEVAAAHGVPFMVLAAGTRNHFAMDLGLDRTDPASGLDALTDGVELRVDLGDVAGRPFVNTVSFGAYAEIVQSPDYRDAKAVTALDQLPDLLTGEASAKLQARADDEPLPVPQALLVSNNPYVLADPLGAGRRARLDAGRLGVVAVRIEGAAQAAELAFRGERASGITSLTARRVTVEADAGLIAVAVDGEALTLPPPVVCTVRPGVLRVRVPRHRPGAPYIAPSVDWRRIVRLAFDRPSPTTGTTQEHSDA